The Fibrobacter sp. genome has a segment encoding these proteins:
- the rplK gene encoding 50S ribosomal protein L11, translating to MAKKITGYIKLQIPAGAANPAPPVGPALGQKGVNIMEFCKQFNAKTQNDKGMIIPVVITVYADKSFTFITKVSPVPALIKKAAGIESGSGEPNRKKVAKITKAQVQDIAQKKMPDLNTIDLEAAMRMVAGTARSMGVEVVD from the coding sequence GTGGCAAAGAAAATCACAGGTTATATTAAGCTCCAGATTCCCGCCGGCGCCGCTAACCCGGCTCCCCCGGTAGGTCCCGCCCTTGGTCAGAAGGGTGTGAACATCATGGAGTTCTGCAAGCAGTTTAACGCTAAGACCCAGAACGACAAGGGAATGATTATCCCGGTCGTCATTACGGTCTATGCGGACAAGAGCTTTACCTTCATCACGAAGGTATCGCCGGTCCCGGCCCTCATCAAGAAGGCTGCCGGAATCGAGAGCGGCTCTGGTGAACCCAACCGTAAAAAGGTTGCAAAGATCACCAAGGCCCAGGTCCAGGATATCGCCCAAAAGAAGATGCCGGATCTAAACACAATCGACCTCGAAGCCGCTATGCGCATGGTTGCGGGCACTGCTCGTTCCATGGGCGTCGAAGTGGTTGACTGA
- the secE gene encoding preprotein translocase subunit SecE: MRKIQQYVKESIQELKKVTWPTWEELKGSTLVVMLFSVIMGCYIAGLDVGLSWVIDKIMGRG; the protein is encoded by the coding sequence ATGCGTAAGATCCAGCAATATGTGAAAGAGTCTATCCAGGAATTGAAGAAGGTCACCTGGCCTACTTGGGAAGAACTTAAAGGATCAACTCTCGTGGTGATGCTCTTCAGCGTCATTATGGGTTGCTATATTGCCGGTCTCGATGTTGGTCTCTCTTGGGTTATCGACAAGATTATGGGGAGGGGCTAG
- the nusG gene encoding transcription termination/antitermination factor NusG has translation MKRWYAIHTFSGQENNIKKHIEQMIEREGVQEKFGQIIVPTREVVSNVRGKRRTSVQNLFPAYIIIEMELDELTQHLVSTINGVTHFAGMTRTSRVPIPLQQSEVDRLLGVNPEDTIEGEIQIPYTIGDNVCIKEGPFKGFVGVVDEIMEDKTKIKVMVSVFGRSTPVELGFNQVESTDA, from the coding sequence ATGAAACGCTGGTACGCCATCCATACCTTCTCGGGTCAAGAAAACAACATTAAAAAGCACATCGAGCAGATGATTGAGCGCGAAGGCGTTCAAGAAAAGTTCGGCCAGATTATCGTACCGACGCGTGAAGTGGTCAGCAATGTCCGCGGCAAGCGTCGTACTTCTGTTCAGAACCTGTTCCCTGCTTACATCATCATTGAAATGGAGCTGGACGAGCTCACCCAGCACCTGGTGTCGACCATCAATGGCGTCACCCATTTCGCCGGAATGACCCGCACAAGCCGGGTTCCCATTCCGCTTCAACAGAGCGAGGTCGATCGCCTTCTGGGAGTCAATCCTGAAGACACCATCGAAGGCGAGATCCAAATCCCGTACACTATTGGCGATAATGTCTGCATCAAGGAAGGTCCTTTCAAGGGCTTTGTGGGCGTCGTAGATGAGATTATGGAAGACAAGACCAAGATCAAGGTCATGGTTTCCGTTTTCGGTCGTTCTACGCCTGTGGAACTCGGCTTCAACCAAGTCGAATCCACTGACGCTTAA
- the rpmG gene encoding 50S ribosomal protein L33 yields the protein MPRELIVLECTECNQRNYDCDKNKRLHPSRVEYKKYCRFCRKHTVHKESK from the coding sequence ATGCCTAGAGAACTCATCGTGCTCGAATGCACAGAATGCAATCAGCGCAACTATGATTGCGACAAGAACAAGCGTCTTCACCCCTCCCGCGTGGAGTACAAGAAGTACTGCCGGTTCTGCCGCAAGCATACCGTTCACAAGGAATCCAAGTAA